In Flavobacterium luteolum, the DNA window AAGTATAGTAAGGCGACTCCGAAGTTTGTGTTGGACTTGCAGGTGCATCTTTATAATAACTTAATATTTCAAATTTTGCATATTTACCATCGTGTGTTTTTACAACAAATACTTTTCCTGCAATAGGAGAAATGATATGAGTTTCTGCATTGTAAGAATACCAGCCTTTTCCACTTCCTGTCGGGATTGAATAAACAGTAGATGCATCTTGAGCAAAAGTACTAGAAGCAGGAAATGCTGTTACGTTTGCAAAAATACCTGAAACAATACTTACTGCTCCTTGTCCTTTTCTTTCTGGTTCTCCTGTATCAGTAGCACTAATTTTTGCTCCTCCATTAACAATAATTGATGTACCACGGAAAGCGATATCCCAACTATCGTCAGTTACAATTTTATTTTGGGAAAAACTGAATTTTGTAAATTCACCACCAACTGGTTGTCCTTGTCCTCCAGTTTGCGGAGCATAAACATTAGAAACTTTTGTTGTTACTACTGGTGCTACTTCATTTTTATCATCATCGCTGCTGCAAGATGCTGTAAAAATAAATAATGCTAAAAGCGAAAGTTTTAAGAATTTTGTTTTCATTTTGAAAAGGTTTAAATAAATATTGATTAAAAATTATATTGAATTCGTACAAAAAACTGTCTGCCTGCCAAGTTGCTGATTTGGCTTGGATCTGTAAAATCAAATAAATTATTTGCTCCTGCCTGAAGCATAAATTTATCTCCGATATATTTTGAAATTGACAGGTTTGTTAAGAAGTAACCATCGACAAATGTGTCATATTTGTCAAGTATCTGATTACCGTTTGTATCAAACATTCCGTATTTGCTTCTGTAAAAAACACGTAAGTTGATATCGGTTTTTATCTTAGGGATCGTGTAGGCGAATTTAACATTGGCCGTATGTTTTGATCTGTTAAACAATCCGAAATAATCCGATTTTTTAATTTGAATCGTTTGTAAATCCGAGTTACGGATGTATTGGTAATCTTGAAAATTATCCAGAACTGATTTGTCTTTTGCTGTTAAAAACTGATAGC includes these proteins:
- a CDS encoding HmuY family protein; the encoded protein is MKTKFLKLSLLALFIFTASCSSDDDKNEVAPVVTTKVSNVYAPQTGGQGQPVGGEFTKFSFSQNKIVTDDSWDIAFRGTSIIVNGGAKISATDTGEPERKGQGAVSIVSGIFANVTAFPASSTFAQDASTVYSIPTGSGKGWYSYNAETHIISPIAGKVFVVKTHDGKYAKFEILSYYKDAPASPTQTSESPYYTFNFAYQANSTTTF